GAACCTGCGGGGGCGCTACCGCACCGATGGGGAGGGACGCTTCGCCATCCGCACCATCATCCCGGTGAGCTACCCGATTCCCACCGATGGGCCGGTGGGACGCCTGCTGCAGGCCAGCGACCGCCATCCGTGGCGACCGGCCCACCTGCATTTCATGGTCACGGCCGAGGGGCATCGCACCCTGGTCACCCACCTGTTCAACCATGACGATCCCTACCTGGAGTCGGATGTGGTGTTCGGCGTGAAGGATTCCCTCAAGGTGGTCTACCAGCCGTGCCGGGCGAATCATCCCCTGGCGACGCGCTACGGGTTCGAAGGGGACTTCCACCTGGCCACCTATGATTTCGTGCTGGAGCATCCATGAGCCGGTACTTCGCGGTGTTCGCCACCGATAAGCCCGACCGGCTGGCCTTGCGCGATCGCATCCGTCCAGCCCATCGCGAGCACCTGCGCAATCCCTATCCCCATCGGGTGGTGGTGCGCCTCGGCGGCCCCACCCTGGACGGCTGCGATGGCCGCATGAATGGCACCCTGCTGGTGGTCGAGGCCATGAGCCTGGCGGATGTGCAGGCGTTCCTCGGGGACGATCCCTATGTACGGGAGGGCTTGTTCGAGCGAATCGAGATCCGTCCCTGGAACTGGGGCCTGGGCAATCCGGAGTTGCGGGGATGAGCCGGCTCTGCGACCTGCATGCCATCGCCGACGGGGGCGCCCTGGCGCTCCAGGCCGAGGTCGGGGGGCGGCCTGAACCCCTGGTGCTGGTGCGCCGGGGGGATCAGGTCTGGGCCTATCGCAACCGTTGCCCGCATTTCTCGGTGGGCCTGGACTATCGCCCGGGCGAGTTCAGCACCTACCGGGGCCAGGTACTGATGTGCGCCCACCACAGCGCACTGTTCCGCTTCGAGGATGGCCAGTGCATCGAGGGCCCCTGCGAGGGGAGCCGGCTGGAGGCCGTGCCGGTGCGCGTGCTGGAGGGGCGGGTCATGCTGCTGTGACGCGCCGGGACCGCAGGTGTCATGTGCTCCCGGCACCCCTGCCTTCACGGATGCCAATGCCCGTTCCCGCCTAACCTGCGATAAGGGCGCATCAGTGTGCAGAGGCGGGAACCGATGAACCTGTTCGAAGATATGCGGGTGTTCGTAGTGGTGGTGGAGGCCGGGGGCTTCTCCGCCGCGGCGCAGCGGCTCAACATCGCCAAGTCGGTGGTCAGCCGGCGCATGGGGGGCCTGGAGCGGCACCTGGAGTGCCGGCTGTTCAACCGCACCACCCGACGCCTCAGCCTGACCGAATCCGGGCTGGACTACTTCGAGCGTGCCCAGCGCATTCTTGGCGACCTGGCGGAGGCCGAGGAGGCCACCCGCAGCCTGCAGACCGAGCTGCGGGGCCGGTTGCGGCTGGCGGCGCCCATGTCCTTCGGCCTCAAGTACCTGACCCCGGCCCTCAATGCGTTCATGCAGGCGCACCCGGGGCTCGAGGTGGAGCTGGACCTCAATGACCGCTACGTGGACCTGGTGAACGAAGGCTATGACCTCACCCTGCGCATCGGTCGCCTGCCTGACTCCACCCTGGTGGCGCGGGAGCTGGGTCCCTGTCCCCACGCGGTCTGTGCCAGTCCGGGGTATCTCGCGGACCACGGCACGCCCCGGGTGCCTGAGGACCTGCGGGAGCATCAGGTCCTGGGGTACAAGAACCGCGCCAGCGGCAGCCAGTGGCAATTCAAGGTGGAGGGCGAGTGGCGCTCCGTGGTGGTGCGCCCACGGCTCATCGTCAACAACGGCGAGGCGCTGGTCCAGGCGGCGGTGGACGGCTTGGGGCTGGTGTCGCTGCCGCGTTTCCTGCTGGAGGAAAACCTGGCCGCGGGGCGGCTGATCGAGGTGTTGCCGGACTATCCGCTGCCCGCCTCGCAGATCTATGCGGTCTGTCCGCCGGGGCGGCGATTGCCTGCGAAGGTGCGGGCCTTCATCGACTTCCTGGTGGTGCGATTTTCGAGCTGAGGGCCCGCCGGGAGGCGTCGGCGGCTTCATCGGCCTGCTAGGATAAGGGCACTTTTCAGCAGATGGATCGTGCCATGTCCACCGAGATTCACGCCCAGTTCGCCGATGCGCCCCTGAACGCCATCGAGGCCCGCCTGCTCGGCAGCCTGATCGAGAAGCAGGCCACCACGCCGGAGTCCTATCCCCTCACCCTCAACGCCCTGGTGCTGGCCTGCAACCAGAAGACCAGCCGCGAGCCGGTGATGAACGTCACGCCGGGCCAGGCCGGCCAGGCCCTGCGCAGCCTGGAGGCGCGCGGGCTGGTGAAGCTGGTGATGGGCAGCCGGGCGGATCGTTGGGAGCAGCGGACCGACAAGGCGCTGGAGATCGTCCAGCCGCAGTTGATCCTGATCGGCCTGCTGTTGCTGCGCGGGCCGCAGACCCTGGGCGAGTTGTTGACCCGGAGCAACCGCATGACCGACTTCGACGACACCGAAGACGTTCGTCACCAGCTGGAGCGCCTCATTGGGCGAGGGTTGGCGGTGTTGATGCCGCGCCAGGGCGGCCAGCGGGAAGACCGCTACATGCACCTGATGGGTGATCCGGGCGACCTGGAGGCGCTGCTGGAAGCCCGCGCCAGCCAGCCCGAGCGGGGCGAGTCCCGCGCGGCGGCCGACGCTCGCATCGAGGAGCTGGAAGCCCGCGTCGCCGACCTGGAGGCGCGCCTGGCGCGTCTCGAGGATCGCGACGCCTGACTTCGTGCGGGGCGCCCCGGCTGTCCGTCGATGTCGCCCCGCTGATTTCCCCGTCACGGTGGACCTGAGATGCTGTCGACACCGTGCAACACCGCCTTGAGGTACTCATGAAAATCAGATCTGACTTCGACAGCGGCAATATCGAAGTGCTGGACGCCAGCAATCCCGAGCAGGTGTTGCTGGCCATCCGGCCGGACCTGAAAAGCCACCACTTCCAGTGGTTCCACTTCAAGGTCGAGGACATGGTGCCCGGCCAGCGTCACGGCTTCAGCCTGACCAACGCCGGCCAGTCCGCCTACAGCCACGCCTGGGCCGGCTACAACGCGGCGGCGTCCTACGACCAGGTGAACTGGTTCCGCGTCCCCAGCCAGTTCGACGACAAGGGCCTGCATTTCGCCCTGGAGCCCACCCACGAGCAGATCTGGTTCGCCTATTTCGAGCCCTACAGCCGCGCCCGCCACGACTGGCTCATCAGCGAAGCCCTGGACAACGCCGGGGCCGAAGTGCTGGCCGTGGGCAAAAGCGTCGAGGGCCGGGACATCCCGCTGTTGAGGGTCAGCCGTAATCCCGCCGCCCAGCGCAAGGTCTGGATCATCGCCCAGCAACATCCCGGCGAGCACATGGCCGAGTGGTACATGGAGGGGGTGATCGAGCGACTGTCGAAGTCCGGCGATGCCGAAATGGCCGCGCTGCTGGACAAGGCCGACCTCTACCTGGTGCCGAACATGAACCCGGACGGCGCCTTTCGCGGCCACCTGCGCACCAATGCCGCCGGCAAGGACCTGAACCGCGCGTGGCAGTCGGCCAACGACAGCGAAACGCCCGAGGTGTTCTTCGTCCAGCAACAGATGCGCAAGGTGGGGGTGGACCTGTTCCTCGACATCCATGGCGATGAGGAGATTCCCCACGTGTTCACCGCCGGCTGCGAGGGCAATCCGGGCTATACGCCGCGCCTGGCGTCCCTGGAAAACGAGTTTCGCCAGCGCCTGGTGGACATGGGTGCGGAGTTCCAGACGACCTTCGGCTATCCCCGCGACGAGCCGGGCCAGGCCAATACCACCCTGGCCTGCAACGCGGTGGGCATGGCGTTCGACTGCCTGTCTTTCACGATCGAGATGCCCTTCAAGGACCACGACGACAACCCGCACCCGCGCACGGCCTGGAACGGCGAGCGTTCCAAGCGCCTGGGCAAGGATGTGCTGTCGGTGATCGCGGCGATGGTCGAGCGGCTGCGCTGACCGGGGCGGTGCGTTGCCCTTCGGGCGACGCACCGCAGGGCGTCACGTCAGATCCCGCATTCGTTCTGCAGGTTGGCCTGGGTGACGTTGCTTTGCGGCGGCACGCTGCGGGTCAGCCAGACGTTGCCACCGATGGTCGAGCCCTTGCCGATGGTGATGCGGCCGAGGATGGTGGCGCCGGCGTAGATCACCACGTCGTCTTCGACGATGGGGTGGCGCGGCTGCCCCTTCTGCAGGTTGCCCTCCTCGTCGGCGGGGAAGCGCTTGGCGCCCAGGGTCACCGCCTGGTAGATGCGCACACGCTCACCGATGATGGCGGTCTCGCCGATGACCACGCCGGTGCCGTGGTCGATGAAGAAGCTCTTGCCGATCTGCGCGCCGGGGTGGATGTCGATGCCGGTGGCGGAGTGGGCGATCTCGGCGATCATCCGCGCCAGCAGCGGCAGGCCGGCCTGGTAGAAGTAGTGGGCCAGGCGGTGGTGGATCACCGCGTGGACGCCGGGGTAGCAGATCAGCACCTCATCGACGCTGCGCGCCGCCGGGTCGCCCTGGAAGGCGGCCAGAACGTCGGTATCCAGCAGCACCCGCAACCTGGGGAGGGTGGCGGCGAAACCCTTGACGATCTCGATGGCCTGGCAGGCGATGTCATCGCCGCTGGCGCCATTGTGCCGGGCGGCGTATGACAGCTCCCGGCGCACTTCGCCGGCCAGGGCGTTGAGCGCCACGTCCAGGGTGTGGCCGACGTAGAAGTCCTCGCTTTCCTCCCGAAGGTCCGCCGGGCCCAGGCGCATGGGGAAGAGGGCGCCGGAAAGGGCCTCGATGATGTGCCCGACGGTGATGCGCGAAGGCAGCTCGCGGCCGCCTCTGTCCTGCAGCCGGCCATGCTGGCTGCGCCATTGGGCGCGGGCGTCACGCAGTTCGCTGACGATCTGGTCCAGCTGCCAGTTGACCGGCCGGCAGCCGGTGGCGACGTAGGGGAGTCGATTCATGGGGGTACCTGTAATACGCGGTCCGAATCGCTATAGCCTGCGGAAAATCAGCGGATTTTCGCAAGCGGATTTTCAATCCGCCGGCACCAAGGGCTGGCCCTGCTGGCGTGGCGACGCGGTGGCCGTGCAGCCCACGGACGCGAGGATGATGCAGAGGATCGCCAGCCATTGAAGCAGGGACAGTTGCTCGCCGAGGAACAGCAGGCCCGAGAGGGCGCCGAAGGCCGGTTCGATGCTCATCAGCGTGCCGAATGTCTGCGCGGGCAGGCGCGTCAGGGCGATCATTTCCAGGCTGTAGGGGATCGCCGTGGACAGCAGGGCCACGCCGAGGGCGACCGGCAACAGTTCCGGCCGGAGCAGGTCGGTGCCGGCATGGACGATACCCACCGGCGCGATGACCAGCGCCGCCACCAGCACCCCGAGGGCGGCCCCCTGCATGCCGTGGTCGCTGCCGGTGCGTTGGCCATAGAGGATGTAGAGCGCCCAGCAGACTCCGGCCCCCAGCGCGTAGCCGATGCCGACGAGGTCGAGGTGGGCGTCGGTCTTGCCC
This genomic window from Pseudomonas furukawaii contains:
- a CDS encoding Rieske (2Fe-2S) protein, whose product is MSRLCDLHAIADGGALALQAEVGGRPEPLVLVRRGDQVWAYRNRCPHFSVGLDYRPGEFSTYRGQVLMCAHHSALFRFEDGQCIEGPCEGSRLEAVPVRVLEGRVMLL
- a CDS encoding LysR family transcriptional regulator, with the translated sequence MNLFEDMRVFVVVVEAGGFSAAAQRLNIAKSVVSRRMGGLERHLECRLFNRTTRRLSLTESGLDYFERAQRILGDLAEAEEATRSLQTELRGRLRLAAPMSFGLKYLTPALNAFMQAHPGLEVELDLNDRYVDLVNEGYDLTLRIGRLPDSTLVARELGPCPHAVCASPGYLADHGTPRVPEDLREHQVLGYKNRASGSQWQFKVEGEWRSVVVRPRLIVNNGEALVQAAVDGLGLVSLPRFLLEENLAAGRLIEVLPDYPLPASQIYAVCPPGRRLPAKVRAFIDFLVVRFSS
- a CDS encoding M14 family metallopeptidase, encoding MKIRSDFDSGNIEVLDASNPEQVLLAIRPDLKSHHFQWFHFKVEDMVPGQRHGFSLTNAGQSAYSHAWAGYNAAASYDQVNWFRVPSQFDDKGLHFALEPTHEQIWFAYFEPYSRARHDWLISEALDNAGAEVLAVGKSVEGRDIPLLRVSRNPAAQRKVWIIAQQHPGEHMAEWYMEGVIERLSKSGDAEMAALLDKADLYLVPNMNPDGAFRGHLRTNAAGKDLNRAWQSANDSETPEVFFVQQQMRKVGVDLFLDIHGDEEIPHVFTAGCEGNPGYTPRLASLENEFRQRLVDMGAEFQTTFGYPRDEPGQANTTLACNAVGMAFDCLSFTIEMPFKDHDDNPHPRTAWNGERSKRLGKDVLSVIAAMVERLR
- a CDS encoding YciI family protein; the protein is MSRYFAVFATDKPDRLALRDRIRPAHREHLRNPYPHRVVVRLGGPTLDGCDGRMNGTLLVVEAMSLADVQAFLGDDPYVREGLFERIEIRPWNWGLGNPELRG
- a CDS encoding YceH family protein, translating into MSTEIHAQFADAPLNAIEARLLGSLIEKQATTPESYPLTLNALVLACNQKTSREPVMNVTPGQAGQALRSLEARGLVKLVMGSRADRWEQRTDKALEIVQPQLILIGLLLLRGPQTLGELLTRSNRMTDFDDTEDVRHQLERLIGRGLAVLMPRQGGQREDRYMHLMGDPGDLEALLEARASQPERGESRAAADARIEELEARVADLEARLARLEDRDA
- the epsC gene encoding serine O-acetyltransferase EpsC produces the protein MNRLPYVATGCRPVNWQLDQIVSELRDARAQWRSQHGRLQDRGGRELPSRITVGHIIEALSGALFPMRLGPADLREESEDFYVGHTLDVALNALAGEVRRELSYAARHNGASGDDIACQAIEIVKGFAATLPRLRVLLDTDVLAAFQGDPAARSVDEVLICYPGVHAVIHHRLAHYFYQAGLPLLARMIAEIAHSATGIDIHPGAQIGKSFFIDHGTGVVIGETAIIGERVRIYQAVTLGAKRFPADEEGNLQKGQPRHPIVEDDVVIYAGATILGRITIGKGSTIGGNVWLTRSVPPQSNVTQANLQNECGI
- the rhtA gene encoding threonine/homoserine exporter RhtA, with translation MPALSQRLASTLLPVSVLMVAMASIQSGASLAKSLFPEIGAQGTTTLRLVFAAIILALILRPWRARLTRSSIVPLILYGVALGGMNLLFYMSLRSIPLGIAVALEFTGPLAVALFNSRKPIDFVWIALAVLGLWLLLPLGKTDAHLDLVGIGYALGAGVCWALYILYGQRTGSDHGMQGAALGVLVAALVIAPVGIVHAGTDLLRPELLPVALGVALLSTAIPYSLEMIALTRLPAQTFGTLMSIEPAFGALSGLLFLGEQLSLLQWLAILCIILASVGCTATASPRQQGQPLVPAD